The Populus nigra chromosome 14, ddPopNigr1.1, whole genome shotgun sequence genome has a segment encoding these proteins:
- the LOC133672405 gene encoding protein VASCULATURE COMPLEXITY AND CONNECTIVITY-like, giving the protein MVKIGGILVCMLVVAMDVAAGILGIQAEIAQNKVKHLRLWIFECREPSEDAFKLGLAAAGILVLAHVIANFLGGCMCICSQEELQRASPHRQLSVACFLFSWIILAAGLSMLAIGTLSNNKSRSSCGFTHHHFFSYGGILCFAHGLFCVAYYVSATAAFSEEKHGGHA; this is encoded by the exons ATGGTTAAAATAGGAGGTATACTTGTTTGTATGTTGGTTGTTGCTATGGATGTAGCAGCTGGTATTCTTGGCATCCAAGCAGAAATCGCACAAAACAAG GTTAAGCACCTAAGACTTTGGATATTTGAGTGCAGAGAACCAAGCGAGGATGCCTTCAAGCTAGGGTTAGCTGCAGCGGGGATTCTAGTTCTAGCTCATGTTATTGCTAACTTCCTAGGTGGGTGCATGTGCATTTGTTCTCAAGAAGAGCTTCAAAGAGCCTCCCCTCATAGACAACTGTCTGTGGCATGCTTCCTTTTTTCGTG GATCATATTGGCTGCTGGGTTATCCATGCTAGCGATTGGCACTTTGTCGAACAACAAGTCAAGATCCTCTTGTGGTTTCACACACcatcatttcttttcttatggAGGCATTTTGTGCTTTGCCCATGGACTGTTTTGTGTTGCGTATTACGTCTCTGCCACTGCTGCTTTTAGTGAAGAAAAGCATGGAGGTCATGCTTAG